In Juglans microcarpa x Juglans regia isolate MS1-56 chromosome 4S, Jm3101_v1.0, whole genome shotgun sequence, a single window of DNA contains:
- the LOC121263005 gene encoding probable cinnamyl alcohol dehydrogenase 6, translating into MAQTTPNHTQKVSGWAAHDSSGKITPYIFTRRENGINDVTIRILYCGICHTDLHQARNDWGITMYPIVPGHEITGVITKVGSNVKRFKEGDRVGVGCLAASCLECEFCINSQENYCDQMQFSYNGIFWDGSITYGGYSKMLVADHRYVVHIPGNLPMDAAAPLLCAGITIFSPMKENNMVASPGKKMGIVGLGGLGHVAVKFGKAFGHHVTVISTSPSKEKEAKLHLGADNFILSTSAEQMQEARKTLDFIIDTVSGNHSLGPILELLKVNGTLALVGAPDKPYEIPSFPLLFGKRTVKGSVIGGMTDTQEMMDVCGKQNITCDIELITPDQINEAMERLAKNDVRYRFVIDIATDSSNKL; encoded by the exons ATGGCTCAAACTACGCCAAACCACACACAAAAAGTGTCCGGCTGGGCAGCTCACGATTCCTCCGGCAAGATCACCCCTTACATCTTCACCCGAAG AGAAAACGGCATAAACGATGTGACCATACGGATATTGTACTGCGGGATTTGCCACACTGATCTCCACCAAGCTCGGAATGACTGGGGCATCACCATGTATCCTATCGTCCCTGG GCATGAGATTACAGGGGTGATCACCAAGGTGGGAAGCAACGTAAAGAGGTTCAAGGAAGGAGATCGAGTTGGGGTAGGGTGCTTGGCCGCGTCGTGTTTGGAGTGTGAGTTTTGCATCAACTCTCAGGAGAACTACTGCGACCAGATGCAGTTTTCATATAATGGCATCTTCTGGGATGGTAGTATCACTTATGGTGGCTACTCCAAAATGCTAGTAGCAGATCACAG GTATGTGGTGCACATTCCGGGAAATCTGCCCATGGACGCAGCAGCACCGCTTCTATGTGCCGGAATAACCATATTCAGCcccatgaaagaaaataatatggTAGCGTCGCCGGGGAAAAAGATGGGTATAGTCGGTCTGGGAGGCCTTGGACATGTGGCTGTCAAATTTGGCAAAGCATTTGGTCACCATGTCACCGTCATCAGCACCTCTCCATCCAAGGAAAAAGAGGCTAAACTGCATTTGGGCGCAGATAACTTTATACTGAGCACCAGCGCCGAACAAATGCAG GAAGCTCGGAAGACCCTAGACTTTATTATAGATACAGTATCAGGAAACCACTCTCTGGGTCCCATCCTGGAATTGCTCAAAGTGAATGGGACATTGGCACTTGTGGGTGCACCAGATAAACCCTACGAAATACcttcttttcctttgctttttg GAAAGAGAACAGTAAAGGGCAGTGTTATAGGAGGAATGACAGATACACAAGAGATGATGGATGTTTGCGGGAAACAAAACATTACGTGTGACATCGAACTTATCACACCCGACCAAATCAACGAGGCGATGGAACGCCTCGCTAAGAATGATGTTCGCTATCGTTTTGTCATTGACATTGCCACAGACTCATCTAATAAGCTTTAA